From the genome of Malus sylvestris chromosome 13, drMalSylv7.2, whole genome shotgun sequence:
CTCGTCTTAATATATGTCAACCTTTAGATGTTGGTTTGTGTAAATCTTCTTAATAATTATAACTACAAGAAGTTAAAAAGGTCTTAATTATATTAGAGGGGGCAGGCAGGTGGGCTGGTATATGATTGTTATTAGCTTTTATCATATGTGTGCGTTGTGTCATCTTCATCATATGTCTGAACTCTGTTCtacataaaatttgaattctttatttgatACATGATGGCTATTCGACATGGTGATTATTGTGCTTGCATCCTATTGTTGGGACCTGGGATAACTACCAGATGCATATCTTTTGAAACTTTAAATCTTGAATTATGCAAAGTGCGTTCATAGTTAACCACCATTCCTTTAACATGATTGGCCACTATCCTCCTCTATTTAAGTGCTTTTGTTGCATCCAAATTAGTCTAATTATGTAATGCATGGTATAATTATCTGTCGGCTGTAGCTATGTCACGTTTCTTACTAGACTGGTGCATCATGATTCACCTATTTTGCAAGGTTGGGGAAATGAAGAAACTAGTTGAAGAGGGTAAGATAAAGTACATTGGTCTATCGGAGGCCTCAGCTTCCACAATAAGAAGAGCGCATGCTGTTCATCCAATAACAGCTGTGCAGTTGGAGTGGTCATTGTGGTCAAGAGATGTGGAGGAAGATATAATTCCTACTTGCCGGTGAGGCTTAATAGGACTAACTAAAGTTTGTTTTAGGTGGTAGCAGCCAATGTTAATCTCATTTTCCTATCTTCTCAGGGAGCTTGGCATTGGTATTGTTGCATACAGTCCTCTAGGAAGAGGATTCTTTTCATCAGGTGCTAAGTTCGTCGACAATCTAGCCAATGATGATTTCCGAAAGGTTTGTTGATATGTTTCATAATTATATATTCTGAAGTACAAAAGTCCATGTACATTAAAGAACATTGTAGCATCCTCATGCTATTATTGTGAATATATCCCTAAGTCATCAAGTTAGGAAATGACTTCTCGAAATTTAGTAATCGCTCCTAGCAGCCTTCCTCTAGTGGAACTTATGCAGTAAAGGTTTAATTTTCTAACTTATGTATCCAAGTGGACCTGATTTATTCCGACGTTAGAGGCATAAACATCCTTAATATAATCATGTTTTAAGGTAACAAATTCTTAGAGTAGCATATAAGGCCAAATGagattattttttctttaaaaaaaattataatggtTGTTTTTGCCATTCACGTCCTACACCATTATAATTTGAAGAGTCAAAGTTTGAAGCCAGGTTGCCCATCTGCCTCTCCTTATTTCTATGAAAGTTACTGCAAttttgcaattttgttttcatctcAGGTAGATTAACCATTTGGCAATTGACAGTTTGCCATCAGGCCAACCTGCCTTACTTTACTTCTTTACGACAATCCTCAGCTATTTTTTAGTTAATGCCATGAAAAGAAGGGATTGGTGCCCAACATTTGATCGAGGAATCTGTATTGTGTTGCTACAAAGTTATGCTGAATATGCTTATCATGCCATTTGATAAAGTCATTAATCTTGTTGCTTGTATATATGTGGCTTGTTGTTTGCAGTATCTACCCAGGTTCCAAGCGGAGAACCTAGAGCATAATAAAACAATATTCGAGCGGGTTAGTGATCTTGCAGCAAGGAAGGGGTGCACCCCATCTCAGCTAGCACTGGCCTGGGTTCATCACCAAGGGAATGATGTGTGTCCTATACCCGGAACCACCAAGATTGAGAATTTTAACCAGAATATTGGAGCTCTATCTGTGAAACTGACACCAGAAGAAATGGCTGAGCTTGAATCTTATGCTTCAGCAGATGCGGTTAAAGGAGGCAGATATATGGATGACTTTAGTACTTGGAAGAACTCTGAAACTCCGCCACTGTCTTCATAAGAGCCGCATGAGTATGTGCAGTGCCACTGTCTTCATGTCATGGTGTTGTCTCTGCATTTTATGCTCTTCTGAATATCCTTGCGGTTCCGAGAATAAGTAGTGTATGCTACATTGTATGTTATGGCTGAGTCTGAGACAATAGACATTTTGTACGCAAATTTCCTCGTGGTGTTTTTGTATCAAAACTTTGAACTCTTTTTAACTTAATTTTGGACATAGTTGCGTCTTAGCTTCAATTGTTTTGACTTCCAGTTTTTAGTAGATTACAACCAAAATATGAGATTGCCTAGCAAGAAACCAAGATTACGTTTTGTTTTCTAATTTTCGATGTAGGTTGAAAATACATTTTCCAATGGTGTCAATATAAGTTCAAGAAGCTAAAACGGTTCACTAACGTCTAGTTAATTTCTGCAACCGAGgaggatattttttttttctttacaatgatatatttacactaaagtaAGAAAGTGGGACAGCCAGACAGCGAGTCAACCATAACAAAATTGGTATCGAACTTCAAATTCTAACCTAAGACGTTCCACCTGTAAGTCGATATGAATACTACTAGATTATATTACTAAGTGAA
Proteins encoded in this window:
- the LOC126596451 gene encoding probable aldo-keto reductase 2, with translation MAGVVRRIKLGSQGLEVSAQGLGCMGMSAFYGPPKPDEDMIALIHHAVATGVTFLDTSDIYGPYTNEILLGKALKGGVRDKVELATKFGISFADNKREIRGDPAYVRAAIEGSLKRLGVGSVDLYYQHRVDTRVPIEVTVGEMKKLVEEGKIKYIGLSEASASTIRRAHAVHPITAVQLEWSLWSRDVEEDIIPTCRELGIGIVAYSPLGRGFFSSGAKFVDNLANDDFRKYLPRFQAENLEHNKTIFERVSDLAARKGCTPSQLALAWVHHQGNDVCPIPGTTKIENFNQNIGALSVKLTPEEMAELESYASADAVKGGRYMDDFSTWKNSETPPLSS